Proteins found in one Tamandua tetradactyla isolate mTamTet1 chromosome 1, mTamTet1.pri, whole genome shotgun sequence genomic segment:
- the IGFBP3 gene encoding insulin-like growth factor-binding protein 3 — MERARPELWAAALMALWLLSCPQVARANVGTVVAGPVVRCDPCDARAQQLCAPPPAALACAELVREPGCGCCLTCALSEGEPCGVYTERCGAGLRCHPHPGEPRPLQALLEGRGLCINASAVDYLSAYLLHGAPLSGNASESEEDDAVESSETQALPSTYRVPESRYRPVHSKVDLIKKARARDSQRYRMLSGSHSTDTTHSDTTQNFSSETKREPEYGPCRREMEDTLNHLKFLNVLNPRRIHIPNCDKRGFYKKKQCRPSKGRKRGFCWCVDKYGQRLPGYDAKGKGDIQCYTLESK; from the exons ATGGAGCGGGCGCGCCCCGAACTTTGGGCCGCGGCGCTGATGGCGCTGTGGCTGCTGAGCTGTCCCCAGGTCGCTCGGGCCAACGTGGGCACAGTGGTTGCGGGCCCCGTGGTGCGCTGCGATCCGTGTGACGCGCGCGCGCAGCAGCTGTGCGCGCCGCCGCCCGCCGCGCTGGCCTGTGCAGAGCTGGTGCGCGAGCCGGGCTGCGGCTGCTGCTTGACTTGCGCGCTGAGTGAGGGTGAACCGTGTGGTGTCTACACCGAGCGCTGCGGCGCGGGCCTCCGCTGCCATCCGCATCCAGGGGAGCCTCGCCCGCTGCAGGCGCTGCTGGAGGGCCGCGGCCTCTGCATCAATGCCAGCGCTGTTGATTACCTGAGCGCGTACCTGCTGCACGGAGCGCCCCTGTCAG GAAATGCCAGTGAGTCGGAGGAAGACGACGCTGTGGAGAGCTCGGAGACGCAGGCCCTTCCCAGCACCTACCGGGTGCCGGAAAGCAGATACCGTCCGGTGCATTCCAAGGTGGATCTCATCAAGAAAGCGCGGGCCAGAGACAGCCAGCGCTACAGAATGCTCTCCGGGTCTCACAGCACTGACACCACCCACTCTGACACCACCCAGAACTTCTCCTCCGAGACCAAACGGGAGCCGGAATAT GGCCCTTGTCGGAGAGAGATGGAAGATACCTTGAACCACTTAAAGTTCCTCAACGTTCTGAACCCCAGACGCATTCACATCCCAAACTGCGACAAGAGGGGATTTTATAAGAAAAAGCAG TGCCGCCCTTCCAAAGGCAGAAAGCGGGGCTTCTGCTGGTGTGTAGACAAGTATGGACAGCGTCTGCCAGGCTATGACGCCAAGGGGAAAGGCGACATCCAGTGCTATACCCTGGAGAGCAAGTAG